One Candidatus Nanopelagicales bacterium genomic window, CAACCGTCAAGCCAACCCGTCGACCCGGAAGCGCTGGCGCCGCGCCGAAGCCGACCAAGAAGCCAGGCAGACACCCGAACCAGCAGGCGTTTGTCCCCACCGACGATGGCTCCGACTCCGCGAACGCCCCGCTTCCCCCCACTCGCCCGGCTCCGAGTTCGTCCGCGCCGCAACCGAGGCAGTCGCCAAACCAGCGAGTTGCCGGTGGCTATTCGGGCAGCAATGGGGCGGACGTTGCCACCGCGAACCCTGGCGGTGGATCGCCTGTTTCCACCATCGTCGGGGTCGGAATACTGACACTCCTACTCGGCACGGCGGGCTATTTCGAAGTACGCCGCCGCCGGAACCTTTCGAGTTTGTGAGCGGCGTCCTCCCGCCCGTTCCTTCCACGCGATCGCTCAGCTCCCAAGCAACCTTGCTCTGCTGTGCGTACGCTTGCGCGCGGATGAGGAGGCCATCGTGGCTGGCAGAAGAGTGCTCAGGACAACCGGCTTTCTGCTTGCCACCACGTCGGTGGCCGCGCTGATGACCGTGCCGTCAGCCGTTGCGGACCCGGCGAGCGCGAGCCCGATGACCCGCTCCCTGCAGATCGGCCTGTGTTGGGCTCCCGGCAGCGCCGAGAGCAAGAAGCTGGCGGCGATGATCAATCGTCGACTCACTGCGGCCGTGCGAGTGAAGCGATTCAGTTCGGTCGGATTCTCACTGACCGACCGGACGACCGGGGTCGCGTGCAACTACCGCGGGAATTGGCACACCGAGTCCGCGAGCACCGTCAAGGCCACCCTCGTGGCGACCCTGCTGTGGACGCGCCAACGCCAGCATCGCGCCCTGAGCCGGAGAGAACGAACATGGTGCCGCAACGCGATCCGCATCTCTGACAACGCCTCAGCCGCTCACCTGTGGGATGCGGTGGGTCGCAATCCAGGGGTA contains:
- a CDS encoding serine hydrolase, with the translated sequence MAGRRVLRTTGFLLATTSVAALMTVPSAVADPASASPMTRSLQIGLCWAPGSAESKKLAAMINRRLTAAVRVKRFSSVGFSLTDRTTGVACNYRGNWHTESASTVKATLVATLLWTRQRQHRALSRRERTWCRNAIRISDNASAAHLWDAVGRNPGVRKFLRAAKMRQTHPLVRQYWGNTQITAADQVRLMFVLHSSTSVLNRQSRRFETRLLRTVVASQRWGAPAGVGRDAVVENKNGWGPRRWRGWRINSVAYVTNPNHTYALAVLSDKNPNMTYGVHTIGRIARTANLALR